In Capillimicrobium parvum, a genomic segment contains:
- the prfA gene encoding peptide chain release factor 1: protein MIESLVEQIEARFAELERQVVDPAVIGDRQRYAGVGREYRRLQPAAELAAEWRRAVDDAAGARELLDEGDDPEVREMLATAEARIEELEEAIRLAMVERDPNDDKNVIVEIRGGAGGDEAGIWAGDVYRMLTKYAERLGFQTEPLDVRDGEYTFAVKGDGAYSVFKFEGGTHRVQRVPVTESQGRIHTSTATVAVLPEAEDVDVQIEPNDLQIDVYRSSGPGGQSVNTTDSAVRITHRPSGIVVSMQDEKSQLQNRDKAMRVLRARLYEQALAEQQAELSADRRSQVGTGERAEKIRTYNYGERRVTDHRIKLTQHNLEDVLEGELDGFTAALQSDEKRRALEAAHHPTLDSR from the coding sequence GTGATCGAGTCGCTCGTCGAACAGATCGAGGCGCGCTTCGCGGAGCTCGAGCGCCAGGTCGTCGATCCCGCGGTGATCGGCGACCGCCAGCGCTACGCGGGCGTCGGGCGCGAGTACCGGCGCCTGCAGCCGGCGGCGGAGCTCGCCGCCGAGTGGCGGCGCGCCGTCGACGACGCCGCGGGCGCCCGCGAGCTGCTCGACGAGGGCGACGATCCGGAGGTCCGTGAGATGCTCGCGACCGCCGAGGCGCGCATCGAGGAGCTCGAGGAGGCGATCCGCCTCGCGATGGTCGAGCGCGATCCGAACGACGACAAGAACGTCATCGTCGAGATCCGCGGCGGCGCCGGCGGCGACGAGGCCGGCATCTGGGCGGGCGACGTGTACCGGATGCTCACGAAGTACGCCGAGCGCCTCGGCTTCCAGACCGAGCCGCTCGACGTGCGCGACGGCGAGTACACGTTCGCGGTCAAGGGCGACGGCGCGTACTCCGTGTTCAAGTTCGAGGGCGGCACGCATCGCGTGCAGCGCGTGCCGGTCACCGAGTCCCAGGGCCGCATCCACACGTCGACGGCCACCGTCGCGGTGCTGCCCGAGGCCGAGGACGTCGACGTGCAGATCGAGCCCAACGACCTGCAGATCGACGTCTACCGCTCCAGCGGACCCGGCGGCCAGTCGGTCAACACGACCGACTCCGCCGTACGCATCACCCACAGGCCGAGCGGGATCGTCGTGTCGATGCAGGACGAGAAGAGCCAGCTGCAGAACCGCGACAAGGCGATGCGCGTGCTGCGCGCGCGCCTCTACGAGCAGGCGCTGGCCGAGCAGCAGGCCGAGCTGTCGGCCGACCGCCGCTCGCAGGTCGGCACGGGCGAGCGCGCCGAGAAGATCCGCACCTACAACTACGGCGAGCGGCGCGTGACCGACCACCGCATCAAGCTCACACAGCACAACCTCGAGGACGTCCTCGAGGGCGAGCTCGACGGCTTCACCGCCGCCCTGCAGTCCGACGAGAAGCGCCGCGCTCTCGAGGCGGCCCATCACCCGACCCTCGACTCGAGATGA
- the glyA gene encoding serine hydroxymethyltransferase, protein MSPPDLPSDFFSRPLAEVDPEIADVLARELDRQQRTLEMIASENFVPQAVLECQGSVLTNKYAEGYPGKRYYGGCEFVDIAEQLAIDRAKELFGAEHANVQPHAGAPANTSVYFALLQPGDTIMGLSLAHGGHLTHGMKINVSGKLYDIAPYEVDRETSRIDMDEVARIAKERRPKMILAGWSAYPRVLDFPRFREIADEVGALLVVDMAHFAGLVAAGEHPSPVPYADVVTTTIHKTLGGPRSGMILCREEYAKKIDSAVFPGQQGGPLEHVIAAKAVALRIAASEAFRERQRRTVEGAKVLADQLMAAGHGVNVLTGGTDVHLALVDLRESELDGQQAEDRLHSIGITVNRNAVPFDPRPPMVTSGLRVGTPALATRGLGADDFAEIGRIMAAALTPGFEDRRAELTERVSAIADRHPLYEHLGASAAV, encoded by the coding sequence GTGAGCCCGCCCGATCTGCCCTCTGACTTCTTCTCCCGGCCGCTGGCCGAGGTCGACCCCGAGATCGCCGACGTCCTGGCGCGCGAGCTGGACCGCCAGCAGCGCACGCTCGAGATGATCGCGTCGGAGAACTTCGTCCCGCAGGCGGTCCTCGAGTGCCAGGGCAGCGTCCTGACGAACAAGTACGCCGAGGGTTATCCCGGCAAGCGCTACTACGGCGGCTGCGAGTTCGTCGACATCGCCGAGCAGCTCGCGATCGACCGCGCCAAGGAGCTCTTCGGCGCCGAGCACGCCAACGTCCAGCCGCACGCCGGCGCGCCCGCGAACACGTCGGTGTACTTCGCGCTGCTCCAGCCCGGCGACACGATCATGGGCCTCTCGCTCGCGCACGGCGGGCACCTCACGCACGGCATGAAGATCAACGTGTCGGGCAAGCTCTACGACATCGCGCCCTACGAGGTCGACCGCGAGACGAGCCGGATCGACATGGACGAGGTCGCGCGGATCGCCAAGGAGCGCCGGCCGAAGATGATCCTCGCGGGCTGGTCGGCCTACCCGCGCGTGCTCGACTTCCCGCGCTTCCGCGAGATCGCCGACGAGGTCGGGGCGCTGCTCGTGGTCGACATGGCGCATTTCGCCGGCCTCGTCGCCGCGGGGGAGCATCCGAGCCCGGTGCCGTACGCCGACGTCGTGACGACGACGATCCACAAGACGCTCGGCGGCCCGCGCAGCGGCATGATCCTCTGCCGCGAGGAGTACGCGAAGAAGATCGACTCCGCCGTCTTCCCCGGCCAGCAGGGCGGCCCGCTCGAGCACGTCATCGCCGCGAAGGCCGTCGCGCTGCGGATCGCGGCATCGGAGGCGTTCCGCGAGCGCCAGCGCCGCACCGTCGAGGGCGCGAAGGTGCTCGCCGATCAGCTCATGGCCGCCGGCCACGGCGTCAACGTCCTCACGGGCGGGACCGACGTGCACCTGGCGCTCGTCGACCTGCGCGAGTCCGAGCTCGACGGCCAGCAGGCCGAGGACCGGCTGCACTCGATCGGGATCACGGTCAACCGCAACGCGGTGCCGTTCGACCCGCGGCCGCCGATGGTCACGAGCGGCCTGCGCGTCGGCACGCCGGCGCTGGCGACCCGCGGCCTCGGCGCGGACGACTTCGCCGAGATCGGCCGGATCATGGCCGCGGCGCTGACGCCCGGCTTCGAGGATCGCCGGGCCGAGCTGACCGAGCGCGTTTCCGCGATCGCCGACCGCCACCCGCTCTACGAGCACCTGGGAGCCTCCGCCGCGGTGTAG
- a CDS encoding CARDB domain-containing protein, with product MRRLALIPLLLALAAPAAASAAPASAVSTGIDQCVVAGSGTAGSVQFRSRMTAVPRSQQMWVRFDLQARLSGDSGYQNVSTRDNGWIKSNAGVDEFIWHKLFQGLSAPGDYRARVRFRWLDADGKVVDSASRRTAVCSQPDMRPNLELTSLTAESTGDAGQLRYVLGLRNTGKGDSAAFDISFSVGGAPRPLVSVSGLPAGRSQTVAFVGDRCRPGEPVRLEADPSDRIAEVDEADNVLSTTCPAPVRR from the coding sequence ATGCGCCGCCTGGCCCTCATCCCGCTCCTCCTGGCTCTCGCCGCGCCGGCCGCGGCCTCGGCGGCGCCCGCGTCGGCGGTCTCGACCGGCATCGACCAGTGCGTCGTCGCCGGGTCGGGCACCGCCGGGTCGGTGCAGTTCCGCAGCCGGATGACCGCCGTGCCCCGCAGCCAGCAGATGTGGGTGCGCTTCGACCTGCAGGCGCGGCTTTCGGGCGACAGCGGCTACCAGAACGTGAGCACGCGCGACAACGGGTGGATCAAGTCCAACGCCGGCGTCGACGAGTTCATCTGGCACAAGCTCTTCCAGGGGCTCAGCGCGCCCGGCGACTACCGCGCGCGCGTCCGCTTCCGCTGGCTCGACGCCGACGGCAAGGTCGTCGACTCGGCCTCGCGGCGCACCGCGGTGTGCAGCCAGCCGGACATGCGGCCCAACCTCGAGCTGACCTCGCTCACCGCGGAGAGCACGGGGGACGCCGGCCAGTTGCGCTATGTCCTCGGGCTGCGCAACACGGGCAAGGGCGACTCCGCCGCGTTCGACATCTCCTTCAGCGTCGGCGGCGCGCCGCGCCCGCTCGTCAGCGTCAGCGGCCTACCCGCCGGGCGCAGCCAGACGGTTGCCTTCGTCGGCGACCGCTGCCGGCCCGGCGAGCCGGTGCGACTGGAGGCCGACCCATCCGACCGGATCGCCGAGGTCGACGAGGCCGACAACGTGCTCTCGACCACGTGTCCCGCGCCGGTTCGGCGCTGA
- a CDS encoding electron transfer flavoprotein-ubiquinone oxidoreductase, with product MAGHNGVAVPAAYPPPVDSPNEFIKRELDAEDERIEVGVAIIGGGTAGLATANRLLQLLADDEETLERLGEVPVAVIEKAKTCGGHNLSGAVVRPGPLQELYPEYSRQQWREEGWAFGEVTKEAVYMTPTSKHAIRIPPPPPFKNHGNEVVSVSALARFQQRLAEEGGAYVLTETAATQLLVTDGAVRGVRTGDKGRGKDGQPLGNFEPGTDVTAQHTVLAEGCWGSLTGAAIREFGLSEGREPAVWELGVKEVWKVPKPLDRLIHTIGPWPVKIRSKYGQIGGTWIYPMKDARTGDDLVSIGFVIDLEYADATTSAHDLLQQFKLHPLVRKILEGGERIAWGAKALPGGGYWSMPKLTMPGALLVGDSGGMVDTVALKGVHHCIKSGMLAGEAIYAALKRGSTDLSSYEEAVEESSIGTELYQVRNTRQPFQKGFLRGGPIVNLAIATKGKLPGGRLDWHRNDAKPMFIGDTAKGYPKPDGKYTFDKLSSVFITGNATRDDAPNHIRVQKNVPRVIAETWKWMCPAGVYEIPDDAPEDGNVDVVVNYTNCVQCGAITAKGGRLTPPEGGDGPLYQVT from the coding sequence GTGGCCGGCCACAACGGTGTCGCCGTCCCGGCGGCCTATCCGCCTCCCGTCGATTCGCCGAACGAGTTCATCAAGCGCGAGCTCGATGCCGAGGACGAGCGGATCGAGGTCGGCGTCGCCATCATCGGCGGCGGCACCGCGGGCCTGGCCACCGCCAACCGCCTGCTGCAGCTGCTCGCCGACGACGAGGAGACGCTCGAGCGCCTCGGCGAGGTGCCCGTCGCGGTCATCGAGAAGGCCAAGACGTGCGGCGGGCACAACCTGTCCGGGGCGGTCGTCCGCCCCGGGCCGCTGCAGGAGCTCTACCCCGAGTACTCGCGCCAGCAGTGGCGCGAGGAGGGGTGGGCCTTCGGCGAGGTGACCAAGGAGGCGGTCTACATGACGCCGACCTCCAAGCACGCGATCCGGATCCCGCCCCCGCCGCCGTTCAAGAACCACGGCAACGAGGTCGTCTCGGTGTCGGCCCTGGCGCGCTTCCAGCAGCGCCTGGCCGAGGAGGGCGGCGCGTACGTGCTGACGGAGACCGCCGCCACGCAGCTGCTCGTCACCGACGGCGCCGTGCGCGGCGTGCGCACCGGCGACAAGGGCCGCGGCAAGGACGGCCAGCCGCTGGGCAACTTCGAGCCGGGCACGGACGTCACGGCTCAGCACACCGTGCTGGCCGAGGGCTGCTGGGGCTCGCTCACCGGCGCCGCGATCCGCGAGTTCGGGCTGTCGGAGGGCCGCGAGCCGGCCGTCTGGGAGCTCGGCGTCAAGGAGGTCTGGAAGGTCCCCAAGCCGCTGGATCGCCTCATTCACACGATCGGGCCGTGGCCCGTGAAGATCCGCTCGAAGTACGGGCAGATCGGCGGCACCTGGATCTACCCGATGAAGGACGCCAGGACGGGCGACGACCTCGTCTCGATCGGGTTCGTCATCGACCTCGAGTACGCCGACGCGACCACGTCGGCCCATGACCTGCTGCAGCAGTTCAAGCTGCACCCCCTCGTGCGCAAGATCCTCGAGGGCGGCGAGCGCATCGCCTGGGGCGCGAAGGCGCTGCCGGGCGGCGGCTACTGGTCGATGCCCAAGCTCACCATGCCGGGCGCGCTGCTCGTCGGCGACTCGGGCGGGATGGTCGACACGGTGGCGCTCAAGGGCGTCCACCACTGCATCAAGTCGGGCATGCTCGCGGGCGAGGCGATCTACGCCGCGCTCAAGCGGGGCTCGACCGACCTGTCGTCCTACGAGGAAGCGGTCGAGGAGTCCTCGATCGGCACCGAGCTCTACCAGGTGCGCAACACGCGCCAGCCGTTCCAGAAGGGGTTCCTGCGCGGTGGGCCGATCGTCAACCTGGCGATCGCGACGAAGGGCAAGCTGCCCGGCGGGCGCCTGGACTGGCATCGCAACGACGCGAAGCCGATGTTCATCGGCGACACGGCGAAGGGCTATCCGAAGCCGGACGGCAAGTACACGTTCGACAAGCTCTCCAGCGTGTTCATCACGGGCAACGCGACCCGCGACGATGCGCCGAACCACATCCGCGTGCAGAAGAACGTCCCCCGCGTGATCGCGGAGACGTGGAAGTGGATGTGCCCGGCGGGGGTCTACGAGATCCCCGATGACGCACCGGAGGACGGCAACGTCGACGTGGTCGTCAACTACACGAACTGCGTGCAGTGCGGGGCGATCACCGCCAAGGGCGGCCGCCTGACCCCGCCCGAGGGCGGCGACGGGCCGCTCTACCAGGTGACCTGA
- a CDS encoding electron transfer flavoprotein subunit alpha/FixB family protein: protein MAGILVYALHYEGAFNKNSLGAVAEAARLASELGTEAHAIVVGEGVSDDLAGQLGGYGAAKVFKVEGPEGLSQPVVDAMAKVMTDNGHDYALFGGGLLGFEIGAGLAARIGAGVTMEVTSVSVDGGKLVAERPILGDSSISESRYKGKGIIIGRLNAFEVPASNGGTAAVETVDVEFSPWSTKAKMVQRGEQRGADVDIEGADVLIAGGRGLGKPEGFDQLQDLAGAFGGNSAVAATRAVVDAGWYPYAAQIGQTGKTVAPKLYLAAGISGAIQHKVGMQSSENIVAINKDSNAPIFEFSDLGIVGDLNKIVPKLIEAVKAKKGS, encoded by the coding sequence ATGGCGGGAATTCTCGTCTACGCCCTCCACTACGAGGGCGCGTTCAACAAGAACTCGCTCGGCGCGGTCGCGGAGGCGGCGCGCCTGGCGTCCGAGCTGGGCACCGAGGCCCACGCGATCGTCGTGGGCGAGGGCGTCTCCGACGACCTCGCCGGCCAGCTCGGCGGCTACGGCGCCGCGAAGGTCTTCAAGGTCGAGGGGCCCGAGGGCCTGTCGCAGCCGGTCGTCGATGCGATGGCCAAGGTCATGACCGACAACGGCCACGACTACGCGCTGTTCGGCGGCGGCCTGCTCGGCTTCGAGATCGGCGCCGGCCTGGCCGCGCGCATCGGCGCGGGCGTGACGATGGAGGTCACGAGCGTCAGCGTGGACGGCGGCAAGCTCGTCGCCGAGCGCCCGATCCTCGGCGACTCGTCGATCTCCGAGTCCCGCTACAAGGGCAAGGGCATCATCATCGGGCGCCTGAACGCGTTCGAGGTCCCGGCCTCCAACGGCGGCACGGCCGCGGTGGAGACCGTCGACGTGGAGTTCTCGCCCTGGTCGACGAAGGCCAAGATGGTCCAGCGCGGCGAGCAGCGCGGTGCCGACGTCGACATCGAGGGCGCCGACGTCCTGATCGCCGGCGGCCGCGGGCTCGGCAAGCCCGAGGGCTTCGACCAGCTCCAGGACCTGGCGGGCGCCTTCGGCGGTAACTCCGCCGTCGCCGCCACCCGCGCGGTCGTCGACGCCGGTTGGTACCCGTACGCGGCGCAGATCGGCCAGACGGGCAAGACCGTCGCGCCGAAGCTGTACCTCGCGGCGGGCATCTCGGGTGCCATCCAGCACAAGGTCGGCATGCAGTCCTCGGAGAACATCGTGGCGATCAACAAGGACTCGAACGCCCCGATCTTCGAGTTCTCCGATCTCGGCATCGTCGGCGACCTGAACAAGATCGTGCCGAAGCTGATCGAGGCCGTGAAGGCCAAGAAGGGGAGCTGA
- a CDS encoding cupredoxin domain-containing protein, with product MKRFIAPVLAVAAAAALVAVPAFAATKTAGLKDNSFVPKTMTVKKNTTVKWVWKGKAPHNVTVQSGPMKFRSNTQTSGSFSKKLTKKGTYKLHCTIHPGMDQTIKVR from the coding sequence ATGAAGCGATTCATCGCCCCCGTCCTTGCCGTCGCCGCCGCCGCCGCGCTGGTCGCCGTCCCGGCCTTCGCCGCTACGAAGACCGCCGGTCTGAAGGACAACTCCTTCGTCCCGAAGACCATGACCGTCAAGAAGAACACGACGGTCAAGTGGGTCTGGAAGGGCAAGGCCCCGCACAACGTCACGGTCCAGAGCGGCCCGATGAAGTTCCGCTCGAACACCCAGACGAGCGGCTCGTTCTCCAAGAAGCTCACGAAGAAGGGCACCTACAAGCTCCACTGCACGATCCATCCGGGGATGGATCAGACGATCAAGGTCCGGTAG
- the rpmE gene encoding 50S ribosomal protein L31, whose translation MKTGIHPEYVEAHVRCTCGNEFTTRSTQNEIHVEICSNCHPFYTGRQKLVDTGGRVERFKRRQARGRAAGAS comes from the coding sequence ATGAAGACCGGAATCCACCCGGAGTACGTCGAAGCGCACGTCCGCTGCACCTGCGGAAACGAGTTCACGACGCGCTCGACCCAGAACGAGATCCACGTCGAGATCTGCTCCAACTGCCACCCGTTCTACACGGGCCGGCAGAAGCTGGTCGACACCGGCGGCCGCGTCGAGCGCTTCAAGCGCCGTCAGGCTCGCGGCCGCGCTGCCGGCGCCTCCTGA
- a CDS encoding electron transfer flavoprotein subunit beta/FixA family protein — protein MKICVLVKEVPDAAVTKRIDPSTGRLDRGGEKNLNPYDTHAIEAAMQLKEGGEVQVDEIIAVTMGPGSAVRALHKAVSLGADRSVHLSDDALAGSDVAATGYALAQTLKRESPDLVLLGQQSDDGECYTIGAVVADHLQMPSLTQVIKMDVSDGGLRCERQAEYGYDTVQVELPAVISVGDAINEPRYPSLKAIMGAKKKPLDALGTGDVEIDASRVGTDGSQVECGNFKAPPAKSAGLIIEDEDTNETVEKIVAWLDERKLI, from the coding sequence GTGAAGATCTGCGTGCTGGTGAAGGAGGTGCCCGACGCGGCGGTGACCAAGCGCATCGACCCGTCCACGGGCCGCCTTGACCGCGGCGGCGAGAAGAACCTCAACCCGTATGACACGCACGCCATCGAGGCGGCGATGCAGCTCAAGGAGGGCGGTGAGGTCCAAGTCGACGAGATCATCGCCGTGACGATGGGCCCCGGCTCGGCCGTGCGTGCGCTGCACAAGGCCGTGTCGCTGGGTGCCGACCGCTCCGTCCATCTCTCCGACGATGCGCTGGCCGGCTCCGACGTCGCCGCGACGGGGTACGCCCTGGCCCAGACGCTCAAGCGCGAGAGCCCGGACCTCGTCCTGCTCGGCCAGCAGAGCGACGACGGCGAGTGCTACACGATCGGCGCCGTCGTGGCCGACCACCTGCAGATGCCGTCGCTGACCCAGGTCATCAAGATGGACGTCTCGGACGGCGGCCTGCGCTGCGAGCGCCAGGCCGAGTACGGCTACGACACCGTCCAGGTCGAGCTGCCCGCCGTCATCTCGGTGGGCGACGCCATCAACGAGCCCCGGTACCCGTCGCTGAAGGCGATCATGGGCGCCAAGAAGAAGCCCCTCGACGCGCTCGGCACCGGCGACGTGGAGATCGACGCGTCACGCGTCGGCACCGACGGCTCGCAGGTCGAGTGCGGCAACTTCAAGGCCCCGCCGGCCAAGTCCGCCGGCCTCATCATCGAGGACGAGGACACGAACGAGACGGTCGAGAAGATCGTCGCCTGGCTCGACGAGAGGAAGCTGATCTGA
- a CDS encoding cobalamin B12-binding domain-containing protein yields MSAAATQHKIRVVVAKPGLDGHDRGAKIIARALRDAGMEVIYTGLHQTPEQIVETVIQEDADAVGLSILSGAHMTLVPRIVELLSGQGIDDVIVTVGGTIPADDIPELKSLGVAEVFTPGASTQDIIDFIQGAVTR; encoded by the coding sequence ATGAGCGCCGCCGCCACCCAGCACAAGATCCGCGTGGTCGTCGCCAAGCCCGGTCTGGACGGTCACGACCGCGGGGCGAAGATCATCGCCCGCGCGCTGCGCGACGCGGGGATGGAGGTCATCTACACGGGTCTGCACCAGACGCCGGAGCAGATCGTGGAGACGGTGATCCAGGAGGATGCCGACGCGGTGGGGCTGTCGATCCTCTCGGGCGCGCACATGACGCTCGTGCCGAGGATCGTCGAGCTGCTCTCCGGGCAGGGCATCGACGACGTCATCGTCACGGTCGGCGGGACCATCCCGGCCGACGACATCCCCGAGCTCAAGTCGCTGGGGGTCGCCGAGGTGTTCACCCCGGGCGCCTCGACGCAGGACATCATCGACTTCATCCAGGGCGCCGTCACCCGCTGA
- a CDS encoding DUF1385 domain-containing protein, with the protein MTDTARPADGQLVASRDLPVGGQAVLEGVMMRGVSTWAVAVRKPLPDEVGEDGVDPETGAHGEIEVQSFPLTSILKRHRLLRLPIVRGVVALGESLGIGFRALNISANAQIPEGEREISGGVWAGTIVVALVFAVGLFFVVPVGLTSLLKDVLDSSFLFWLVEGLVRTAIFLGYLALLARMRDLRRVFEYHGAEHKTISCYEAGLPLTPESAQRFSRLHPRCGTSFLLIVMIVAIFIFAPIGLPAWYWLVLTRIVGVPLIAGISFEIIKFAGRNRRRGWVRALMWPGMKLQLLTTREPDAQQLGVAIAALEAVLAVETPGEHSAEDLVGVEVVA; encoded by the coding sequence GTGACCGACACCGCTCGGCCGGCCGACGGCCAACTGGTCGCTTCCCGCGACCTGCCCGTCGGCGGCCAGGCGGTGCTCGAGGGCGTGATGATGCGCGGCGTCTCGACCTGGGCCGTCGCCGTCCGCAAGCCGCTGCCCGACGAGGTCGGCGAGGATGGCGTCGATCCGGAGACGGGCGCCCACGGCGAGATCGAGGTGCAGTCCTTTCCGCTGACGTCGATCCTCAAGCGCCACCGGCTGCTGCGGCTGCCGATCGTGCGGGGGGTCGTCGCGCTCGGCGAATCGCTCGGCATCGGCTTCCGGGCGCTCAACATCTCCGCCAACGCCCAGATCCCGGAGGGCGAGCGGGAGATCAGCGGCGGCGTGTGGGCCGGCACGATCGTCGTCGCGCTCGTGTTCGCGGTGGGCCTCTTCTTCGTCGTGCCGGTCGGCCTGACCAGCCTGCTCAAGGACGTCCTCGACTCGTCGTTTCTGTTCTGGCTCGTCGAGGGCCTCGTCCGCACCGCGATCTTCCTCGGCTACCTCGCCCTGCTCGCGCGGATGCGCGACCTGCGGCGCGTGTTCGAATATCACGGCGCCGAGCACAAGACGATCTCCTGCTACGAGGCGGGGCTGCCGCTCACGCCGGAGAGCGCGCAGCGCTTCTCGCGCCTGCACCCGCGCTGCGGCACGAGCTTCCTGCTGATCGTGATGATCGTCGCGATCTTCATCTTCGCGCCGATCGGCCTGCCGGCCTGGTACTGGCTCGTGCTGACGCGCATCGTCGGCGTACCGCTCATCGCCGGCATCTCGTTCGAGATCATCAAGTTCGCCGGGCGCAACCGGCGGCGCGGGTGGGTGCGCGCGCTCATGTGGCCCGGCATGAAGCTCCAGCTGCTGACGACGCGCGAACCGGACGCGCAGCAGCTCGGGGTCGCGATCGCCGCGCTCGAGGCGGTCCTGGCCGTCGAGACCCCGGGCGAGCACTCCGCCGAGGACCTCGTCGGCGTCGAAGTCGTCGCCTGA
- a CDS encoding L-threonylcarbamoyladenylate synthase — protein MLTASDAATFERCMAVGGIALFPADTVYGFACDARTRESVERLYLLKRRPLSKPSAVMLFSLELALAAVPELGPRTRSALEALLPGGVTLLLANPAHRFPLACGDDPETLGLRVPALPPAADALGAVNWPILQSSANRAGEPEARTVGEVPAGLREAADLVLDAGPLPGTPSTVVDLRRFEARRQWSIARAGAVGEDVVDAALAAL, from the coding sequence ATGCTGACCGCCTCCGACGCTGCCACGTTCGAGCGCTGCATGGCGGTGGGCGGCATCGCCCTGTTTCCCGCCGACACCGTCTACGGCTTCGCGTGTGATGCGCGCACGCGCGAGTCGGTCGAACGGCTCTACCTGCTCAAGCGGCGTCCGCTGTCCAAGCCGTCGGCGGTCATGCTGTTCTCGCTGGAGCTCGCCCTCGCCGCCGTTCCCGAGCTCGGCCCGCGGACCCGCTCGGCGCTCGAGGCGCTCCTGCCCGGCGGGGTGACGCTGCTCCTGGCCAACCCCGCGCACCGCTTCCCCCTCGCGTGCGGGGACGACCCGGAGACGCTCGGCCTGCGCGTCCCCGCCCTGCCGCCCGCCGCGGATGCGCTCGGCGCGGTGAACTGGCCGATCCTGCAGTCCAGCGCCAACCGCGCCGGCGAGCCCGAGGCACGGACCGTCGGCGAGGTCCCCGCCGGCCTGCGCGAGGCGGCCGACCTGGTCCTCGACGCCGGGCCGTTGCCGGGCACGCCCTCGACGGTGGTCGACCTCCGCCGCTTCGAGGCGCGCCGCCAGTGGTCGATCGCGCGCGCCGGTGCCGTCGGCGAGGACGTCGTCGACGCCGCGCTGGCCGCGCTATGA
- the prmC gene encoding peptide chain release factor N(5)-glutamine methyltransferase — translation MTAVAEALDSALVALTAAGVDSPRLDAELLLADALGVDRTRLYVDRDLRVEGAAVRRFQDLVRRRAVGREPVAYLLGRKGFRRLELEVDARVLVPRPETELLVEVGVAELAAGARVIDVGTGSGAVALALADERRDLRVTGSDVSAAALDVARANGARLGLTVDWILGDGLPAGDWDAVVANLPYVESGERLAPEIAHHEPALALFAGPDGLDAIRALVARAAHRIGWVALEHGATQGPAVRALLGGAGYAQVRTEPDLAGHERVTVGC, via the coding sequence TTGACCGCGGTCGCCGAGGCGCTGGACTCGGCGCTCGTCGCGCTCACGGCCGCCGGCGTGGACTCACCGCGCCTTGACGCCGAGCTGCTGCTCGCCGACGCGCTCGGCGTGGACCGCACGCGGCTGTACGTCGATCGCGACCTGCGCGTCGAGGGTGCGGCGGTGCGGCGCTTCCAGGACCTCGTGCGCCGGCGTGCGGTCGGCCGCGAGCCGGTCGCGTACCTGCTCGGACGCAAGGGCTTTCGCCGGCTGGAGCTCGAGGTCGACGCGCGGGTGCTCGTGCCGCGGCCCGAGACCGAGCTGCTCGTGGAGGTCGGCGTCGCGGAGCTGGCGGCGGGCGCGCGCGTCATCGACGTCGGTACCGGCTCCGGCGCGGTCGCCCTGGCGCTCGCCGACGAGCGGCGCGACCTGCGGGTGACGGGCTCCGACGTGTCCGCGGCCGCGCTCGACGTCGCCCGCGCGAACGGGGCACGGCTGGGCCTCACGGTCGACTGGATCCTCGGCGACGGGCTCCCGGCGGGCGACTGGGACGCCGTCGTCGCCAACCTCCCGTACGTCGAGTCCGGCGAGCGCCTGGCGCCGGAGATCGCGCACCACGAGCCGGCCCTTGCGCTCTTCGCCGGACCTGACGGGCTCGACGCGATCCGCGCGCTGGTCGCGCGCGCCGCGCACCGGATCGGCTGGGTCGCGCTCGAGCACGGCGCGACGCAGGGTCCCGCGGTGCGCGCGCTGCTCGGCGGCGCCGGCTACGCGCAGGTGCGCACCGAGCCCGACCTCGCCGGCCACGAGCGGGTGACCGTCGGATGCTGA